The following nucleotide sequence is from Buchnera aphidicola (Schlechtendalia peitan).
AACACAATTTAATCCTATAGATATTCCATCTATATTAATACAAAATTCGTTTTCCATTTTGCAGTCACAAAATATTAATTCATATAACAAACATGGATGTAATATTTTTAAAACTATTTTTCAACAAAATTTACTTTTAAAAGCTGAAAAACAAGTATGCACTAAAATCTTTTTAAAACAATTTATAAAAAAATATTCTTTAAAACCTAATATACAAACAATACAACTACTAATAAAAGATATGTCAATATCTAACAATTATACTGAACAGCTAATTAAATTATATAATAGCAATAAAAATGTCAGACAATATTTTAATAATGTTGATTTAGAACAACAAGTAATATCTAAATGCTTAGAACAAGCGACTAAAAATAAAACACAATATAACTTTTATAAAGCAGTCAATCTACTATGCACTAAAAATTAATAACATTTAATGAATTAGTAAATTTTAAATGACATATAATATTTAAATTATATTCAACAATGTTTCTATAAGTAACATTACACACTTACTTATAAATTTAAAAAAAGTAAAAATATTTTTTATAGAACATTTAAAAAACAAGTATATAAAATATCTCATTAAAGATTGTACTATATTAGCAATACTATAGTGCGATTATTAATTTGAAAAACACTGGAGATAAATAATGCTATATAATAAAATAAATAAAAAAAAAAATAATAAGTTATTAATACCTATGGTAGTAGAAAATACTTTGTATGGAGAAAGATCGTATGATATATATTCAAGATTACTAAAAGAAAGAATAGTCTTTTTAACTGGAACTATTGAAGATAATACAGCTAACTCTATAGTAGCGCAAATTTTATTTCTAGAATTTGAAAACCCAGAAAAAGATATTTATATATATATAAATTCTCCGGGGGGAGCAATTTCATCAGGTATGTCTATTTACGATACTATGCAATTTGTAGCACCTAATATTAATACAATTTGTATAGGACAAGCCTGTTCGATGGCTGCATTAATTTTATCTGCAGGAAAAAAAGGGAAACGATTTTGTTTACCTAATTCTCGTATTATGATACATCAACCATTAGGCGGATGCAATGGGCAAGCTTCAGATATCGAAATTCATGCTAGAGAAATTTTAACAATCAAAAAAATAGTAAATGAACTGCTTTCTATACATACTGGAAAGAAATTAAAAAAAATAGAACAAGATACTGAAAGAGATCGTTTTTTATCCGCTGTAGAAGCAATCGAATACGGATTAATTGATTCTATCTTACATCATCGAACATAAATTTTTCTTAAAAAATCTAACATTAATATATCATTATTAATACTATAATTATGAAATAAAAAACTTACAATATTTTCATTGTATGTCATTAAATTACGTAAGGAAAACTAATGACAGATAATATTAAAAATAATAATAAAACATTATTATTTTGTTCTTTTTGCGGAAAAAACCAAAAAGAAGTTAAAAAACTAATAGCTGGGCCATCAGTTTATATCTGTGATGAATGTATAAATTTATGTAATAATATTATTTTTAAGGAAACAGAACATGAAATATCTAATAACAATGAAACATATAATGTCCCGATTCCTCATGAAATTAAAAAATATCTAGACAACTATGTAATAGGGCAAAATAATACCAAAAAAATTTTATCAGTAGCAGTATATAACCATTATAAAAGAACTCAAAATTTAAAATCAGATATTGAACTAAAAAAAAGTAATGTTTTACTTGTTGGACCAACAGGAAGTGGAAAAACATTACTTGCAGAAACATTAGCAAAATGTCTTAACGTTCCATTTGCTATAACTGATGCTACTACGTTAACAGAAGCTGGATACGTAGGAGAAGACGTCGAAAACGTTATTCAAAAATTATTAATAACATGTAATTATAATATAAAAATAGCAGAACGCGGAATCATCTATATAGACGAAATAGATAAAATCTCTAGAAAATCTGAAAATCCATCTATAACTCGAGATGTTTCTGGAGAGGGTGTACAACAATCTTTATTAAAGTTAATTGAAGGTACTATAGCTTCAGTTCCTATGCAAGGTGGAAGGAAACATCCACAACAAGAATTTTTAAAAGTAAACACTGCTCAAATTTTATTCATATGTGGAGGAACATTTTTTGGATTAGACAAAATAATTTCTAAAAGAATAGAAAAAAAAGCAGAAATTGGATTTAATGCAAAAATAAAAAAGTATAAAAAACAACATAAAGAAGATAAATTATTACAAAACATAGAGCCTGAAGATTTAATTAAATTTGGATTGATTCCAGAATTTATTGGACGATTACCTATACTTACAACATTAAGTAAACTAAATGAGATAGAATTAACAGAAATATTATGTAAACCTAAAAATGCCTTAATAAAACAATATCAAACGTTATTTGAAAATGAAGGAGTAAAACTAACGTTCTACAATGAAGCAATTAAATGTATAGCAAAAAAAGCAGTAAATAGAAAAACAGGCGCAAGGGGATTACGCTCTATTGTAGAATCCATTTTACTAAATACAATGTATGACTTGCCTTCTATTAAAAATGTCGAACAAGTATTAATTAATAAATGTGTAGTTAACGGTAAATTACAACCAAAAATAATTTATAAGAAAAATAATTCAAAATAAACATCTAGTGAATATTTTGAAATTACTTAATGTTTATAAAAATGATATTTTCCACTTTATTATCTTAACTTTTTAGAATTGAATATCGGATTTTAATTCCACAACACTCAAGCTTACCGTAGTTTTAAACTACAAATTGATAGCTCAATATAAGTTTTAAAATTTTAAAATATTATTGAAACTAAGAGAGAGTTTTATGAATCCAGAACATTCTAAATGTGTCGAAATTCCTGTTTTGCCATTGCGAGACGTAGTAGTTTATCCATATATGGTGATTCCATTATTCGTGGGAAGAGACAAATCTATAAAATGCATTGAAGCATCTATAACTAATGATAAAAAAATTATGTTAGTTGCACAAAGAGAAGCAGAGATCGATGATCCTACTACAAACGACTTATTTACAGTTGGAACAACTGCTTCTATATTACAAACATTAAAACTACCTGATGGAACAGTAAAAGTACTAGTAGAGGGATTACAGCGTGCAAATATAAAAACTTTAAAAAATAATGGAGATTATTTTATTGCACAAATTGAACCTATTATTACTCCAAATATTTCTAAAAAAGAACAAATTGTACTAATTCGAGCTACTTTAAATCAATTTGAAACATATGTAAAATTAAATAAAAAAATTTCATCAGAAATACTAAATTCTCTCTCTAATATAGATAATGCGGCACAATTATCCGATACAATTGCTACACATATGCCATTAAAATTATCTGAAAAACAATCTATTCTAGAAATATATCATGTTAATGACCGATTAGAACACTTAATGGCAATTATGGAATCAGAAATTGATTTATTAAACATAGAAAAACGTATTCGAAATCGAGTTAAAAAACAAATGGAAAAAAGTCAAAGAGAATACTATTTAAACGAACAAATGAAAGCAATTCAAAAAGAATTAGGAGAAATGGATAATACATTAGACGAACACGAACTTTTAAAAAGAAAAATAAATTCTGCTAAAATGCCAAAGGATGTGAAAGAAAAAACAAAATCTGAACTTAATAAATTAAAAATGATGTCACCTATGTCTGCTGAAGCTACTGTAGTGAGAAGTTACATAGATTGGATGTTGCAAATTCCTTGGAATAAACGAAGCAAAATAAAAAAAAATTTAAAAGAAGCGAAAATTATTCTCGATTTAGATCATTTTGGACTAGAAAAAGTAAAAGAACGAATTTTAGAATATTTAGCTGTTCAAAGTAGAATTAGCAAAATGAAAGGACCTATATTATGTTTAGTAGGACCACCTGGAGTAGGAAAAACATCTTTAGGTAAATCCATAGCACGAGCTACTGGAAGAAAATATATTAGAATGGCATTAGGTGGGATCAGAGATGAAGCTGAAATCCGGGGGCATAGAAAAACATATATAGGTTCTATGCCTGGAAAATTAATTCAAAAAATTGCAAAAACAGGAGTAAAAAATCCACTATTTTTATTAGATGAAATAGACAAAATGTCCTATGATATGCGAATAGATCCAACTTCTGCTTTATTAGAAGTTTTAGATCCAGAACAAAATGTTACTTTTAACGATCATTATTTAGAAATAGATTATGATCTTTCTGAAGTCATGTTTATTGCTACTTCTAATTCTATAAATATCCCTGCACCTTTACTTGATAGAATGGAAATTATAAAAATTTCTGGTTATACTGAAGATGAAAAATTAAATATTGCTAAATCTTATTTAAAATCTAAACAAATTAAAAGAAACGCTTTAAAAAATAATGAATTAATAATAGAAGACTCTTCTATCATTAATATTATTCGATATTATACACGTGAGGCTGGAGTAAGAAATCTTGAACGAGAATTATCAAAAATATGTCGAAAATGTGTAAAAAGTTTAGTTTTAGATAAAACACTCAATCAAATACACGTAAACAATGAAAACTTAAATTATTATCTTGGCGTTCAACGATTTAACTATGGGAAAATTATTGATAAAAATCAAATTGGTCAAGTCATCGGATTAGCTTGGACTGAAGTTGGAGGAGAATTATTAACTATCGAAGCTGCTTGTATATCAGGAAAGGGAAAACTAATCTATACAGGATCTTTAGGAGAAGTAATGCAAGAATCTATTCAAGCTGCTCTTACTGTAGTTCGATCACATGCACATAAATTAGGAATTAAAAATAATTTTCATGAAAAACATGATATTCATGTTCACGTTCCAGAAGGAGCTACTCCAAAAGACGGCCCAAGTGCAGGTATTGCTATGTGTACAGCAATAGTTTCATGTTTAACAAATAATCCAGTGCGATCAGACATAGCTATGACTGGAGAAATAACTCTAAGAGGACAAATTTTAACTATAGGCGGGTTAAAAGAAAAATTACTGGCAGCTCATCGGGGGGGTATTAAAAAAGTATTAATTCCTTATGAAAATAAAAAAGATTTAGAAGAAATTCCTAAAAATATTCTTTCAAATATTTGTATTCATCCAGTAAAATATATTGAAGAAGTATTACAATTATCTCTAGAACTCGAGCCTTATAATCTAAAAAAATAAAATTATCTTATAAAATATTTATAACTTATAAAAAAGACTGGCAAAACATCGATAACGTTATTGCCAGTCAATATGAATATAACCTTAATAAAAACAATATTAAATTGGTAAAGACCTACGAAATCAATCATAATGATTAAAAAAAAAATAAAGTTAATATTTTATAATACAATGATATTGTTATTCTTAATAATAATGATTTTTTCATTGACTATAACAAAAACAAATTATTATTCATTAAAAGATAAGCAAACATATATTATAAAAATTAATCATGAAAAAATTAGTTTAGATAAATTTAAACAAAGATATATCATAGAATTAATAAATAATAATATTAATTTAAACAATTTAAAACCATCAATAAAAATAGTTTATAAAAATAAAATATATAACAAAGTAATATCAGATATTATTTATGAAACATTACTGAAACAATATGTACAAAAATTAAATATCTCCATACAAAACTCTGATGTTAAAAACTATATCTATAATCAAAAAATTTTTCAAAATAATAAAGTTTTTAATATACAAAAATATCATTATTTTCTAAATACATTAAACATCAGCTCACAAGAATACATAAATACAATTAAAACAGAGTTAAAAATAAATAAATTTATTTCCTCTATTTCTAATTCAATGTTTATTTTAAAAAATGAAATTGATAATTCTATTAATTCACTATCACAAATCAGATTAATTCAAGTAGCACCTATACAAATACCACATACTTATCCAAATCTTATAAATACACATAAAAAAATAATAAAAAATCAATATAAACATGACAATTTTAGATCTTTTACTAAACAAAAAAATATAAACTATTTTTTGATATCTAAAAAAATAATATACGAATTAAATCATGGATCTAAAATTTTATTCAACAAAATGCATCTCAAATTTCAAAAACCTCAATTAGTTTCACAATTTTCAAGAAATAAATTAAGCAAGTTAATCTTTAATCTTCCACATCCAAAAAAAAATAAAAATATTTATTTTAGTATTATTAAAAACAGAAATACCGTATTTCTAGTTAAGTTTTACAAAATAATACATATACGTTTTTCTACACAACAAAAAAAAATTATTACATCGCAATTACTTAAATATAATTTAGAAATGGTATTAAATTCTATTTTCAAAAACTTGTATACACAAGCTAATATTTCATACAATGATCTATTTAATCTTAAAAATATTTTTGAATATTAAAAATATGATGTTTTTACATACCATATTTATGTAATTTTTTATAAAATAAATACCAAAAAATATCTAAATCACTAAATATAACAATACTAAAATTCATAAATGCATAAACATCTACATGTTAATATCTTATTTTAAATTATTTATAAAAATGAAATATAGTAAAATTTTTTCAAAAACTATTAATCTAAAATTAATTAGTTATACAATAAATATCAAATAATATTAAAAATGTTTCATGAGCTACATTTATAAATAAGTACTTGTTACCTGACTACTAGGATATTTTATGCATTTATTTAAACAACTAAATTGGTATTTTATTCAAGAATGGAAACGATATTTAGTAGCTGTTTTTTTATTAATTTTTATTTCTATTTTACAATTAATTCCACCAAAGCTCATAGGAAGTCTAATAGATTCTATTGAAACACACGAAATCCATGGAATACAAATCTTACCTTGGATTATAAAAATTTTATGTGTTGCAATAATAATTTATATTTTTCGATATATATGGAGAATTGTTCTATTTGGAACTTCTTACAAACTTGCTATTGAATTAAGAATGAAAATTTATAACTGTATCAGTAAAAAAAATCAAATATTTTATTTAAAATATAAAACAGGTGATTTAATGACACGAATTACTAATGATGTAGACAAAATCGTCTTTGCAGCTGGAGAAGGAGTATTAACACTAATCGATTCTCTAGTTATGGGATTATCTATCCTAATCATCATGGTCACTCAAATCAGCTGGAAACTCACTATATTTTCTTTACTTCCTTTACCTATCATGGCGATGATAATAAACAAAATAAGTAAAAAAATACACCATAGTTTTCAAAAATCTCAAACAGCATTTTCACATCTTAACAATCATACACAAGAAAATTTAAGAAGTATTAATTTAATTAAATCTTTTGGGCTAGAAAAATATCAAATAAAAAAGTTTCAAAATATTTTAAAAAACTTAAGACATAAAAATATAGAAATTTCAAAAATTGATGCCACATTTGATCCTGTAATACATTTATCTATCTCTTTATCCAATCTTTTAGCAGTTACTATTGGAGGTTGGTTATTTTGGAATAAAACAATTAGCATTGGACAACTAACTAGTTTTATAATGTATCTAGGACTAATGATCTGGCCTATGCTTGCCTTAGCATGGATGTTTAATATAATAGAAAGAGGAAGTGCAGCATGGTATCGTATACAATTAATCTTAAACAATGATTTACCATATAGAAAAATATACACACCAATTCCAATTCATTTTCAAAAACTACATATTAACATTAAAAACTTTTATTATAAAAAATGTAAAACAAGAATATTATATAATATAAATTTTTTATTATATCCGGGGCAAATTATAGGAGTTTGTGGACCAACTGGATCAGGAAAGAGTACTTTATTTAAGTTAATTCAACAACAATTTTTAATACCTAATGGAGTAATATTGTATAATAACATACCTATTTCTCAATTTTCACTACAAGAATGGAGAAAAAAAATTTCAGTTGTAGATCAAACTACATTTTTATTTTCAGACACAATTTTTAATAATATTGCAATAGGAAATAAAAACGCTTCCAAAATAGAAGTAGAAAAAGCAGCATATCTTGCACATTTACACACAGATATCATTAATTTGCCAAATGGATATAACACTCAAGTAGGTGAACGTGGAATTATGCTATCAGGAGGCCAAAAACAGCGTATTTCTATTGCTAGAGCATTATTGGTAAAATCAGAAATACTAATATTAGACAATCCGCTTTCTTCAGTAGATGAAAATACTGAAAAAAAAATATTAAATAATTTTAATACATTAAAAAAACACGGTTATACAATCATCATGTGTACACATCGTATTACTTCATTAATTAATTTTAATAAAATTGTAGTGTTACAACATGGTACTATTACGCAACAAGGGAAACACTCTTCATTAATTAGAGAAAAAAACAAATGGTATAATTCTATATATCTTTATCAAAACATTTTTAAAATGTAAAAAAATAATTAAGAAAAACTATGAAATGAAACATTTTAAAAAATTTTTACCTATATTAAAAAGATTATTGTGCTATGGAAAAAATTATAAAAAACATTTAACTTTAGGATTTATTTGTTTACTACTAGCATCGATATTCGAAGTATTAGGACCTATATTAATAAGTTACTTTATACAAACTAGCTTAAAAAAACATTATATAAATATTCTCATATTATGTATAATAACAACTTGTTATATATCTTTACAAATTATTTCAATTATATTTAATTATTTTCAAAATGTTATCTTTAAAAAAATATCTATCAAAATTATTGAAAAACTGCGTTTTAATTTAATGTCCGCTACATTAGACTGTTCTATAAAAATATTTCACCAAAATCCTGTTGGGGAATTAGTTTCATGTATTACTAATGATACAGAAATTATTAAAGAGTTGTATGAAACTTTCGTTACTACGTTGTTTCGAAATATTATATTAATTAACGTTACCTTAATAGCTATGTTTGCTCTAGAATGGAGAATGGCCAGTATAGCAGTACTAATATTTCCACTAGTTCTAATAGTAACATTACTATACCAACATTATAGTAAACCAATACTAAAAAAAATTCGCGTATATTCTACTATACTTTATAATATTTTTAGCGAAGTTATTAGTGGTATAAAAATAATTCAACAATTTAGACTAGAAAAATATTTTAGAAATTCTATAGAAAATATCAGTAAACAGCATTATTCGGTTCGCATGAAAATACTGAAATTAGATGGAATTTTATTAAGACCGTTACTTAACCTTTTTTCAGCTGTCATATTATGCGGATTAATATTATTATTCGGATTTTATCCTCAAGGATTCCTAGAAATTGGCACTCTATACGCATTTGTTACCTATCTAGGACGACTTAATGAACCTTTAATAACAATTGCATCACAACAGTCTATTTTACAACAGTCTATCATATCAGGAGAAAGAATATTTAAATTGCTAGATACTAAAAAACAAAAATATGGAAAAGATAACAAGAGTTTGAAAAGAGGTGAAGTATTTATTAAAAATCTTAATTTTCGCTATAAAAAAAATCTCAAAAATACATTAAACAATATTAATTTATACATTGCTCCAAAACAATTTATAGCATTAGTAGGCTATACAGGTAGCGGGAAAAGTACCCTAGCACAAATACTAATGGGATTTTATCCTATAAAAAATAGATGTATCTATTTAGATAAAAGAGATTTAAACACATTAGAAAAAAGTGTTTTAAGAAATGGAATATCTATTGTCCAACAAGATCCTTGTATATTAGACGATTCTATCCTTGAAAATATTACTTTAGGAAAAAAAATATCCAAATCAAAAATTTGGAAAATCTTAAAAAAAGTACATTTAGTTGAATTAGTAAAATCTCTTCCAAAAGGATTAAATTCATTTTTAGGAGAACATGGAAATACACTATCTGCAGGACAAAAACAACTTTTGTCTATCGCTAGAGTTCTCGTGTACAATCCAAAAATACTAATATTAGACGAAGCTACTTCTAACATAGATGTAGACACTGAAACAAAAATTCAAAAAATATTATCCTCTATACAACTATATACAACACTAATAGTAATTGCTCATAGATTATCAACAATAAAACATGCCGATAAAATTATAGTATTTTGTAAAGGTAAAATAGTAGAAAAAGGTACACACCATTATCTTATCAACAAGAAAGGACATTATTGGAAAATGCACACCAGTTAACCATATGAAAAATGTCGAAAACATATAGAACGTTACTAAATATAGGAACCTCTGTTAGTAATATTCATAATACCTGTATTACTTAATATGGCTGCTATCTTCCAATCCTGACCAGTTTTTTAAGACTACAGTATTAGAGTACTAACAGAGAATTCTATTATTATTCTGCCTGAAATTTTTATTAATTGCAAACATTTTATAAATATTTAAATAAAAATAAAATAATTTCTTAAATCGTTAAACATTATTATTCCATGCCAAAATCTTTTTTATAACTGTTATTTGTGATAATATTACTAATAAATTCTTTAAAACTTTTATAATAATGAGTTATAAAATTTTAGCTAATAAATGGCGACCTAAATATTTCGATAATGTAATTGGACAAAAAAACATCGTTACAGCTATAAAAAATGGATTAAAATTAGCACGAATACATCATACATGGTTATTCTATGGAATGCGAGGAACAGGAAAAACAACAATAGCTCGATTACTTGCTAAAAGTTTGAATTGTAAAATAGGACTTACATATGTTCCATGTAGAACATGTTCAAATTGTCAAGATATAGAAAATGGAAGATCTATTGATGTATTTGAAATAGATGCAGCTTCTCGAACTAAAGTAGAAGATATGAAAGAATTATTGGATAACGTTCATTATTATCCTGTGCAAGGAAGATTTAAAATTTATTTAATAGACGAAATTCATATGCTTTCAAAACATAGCTTTAACTCTCTTCTAAAAATAATTGAAGAACCACCACAACATATTAAATTTATTTTAGCTACTACAAATCTAGAAAAAATTCCAAAAACTATTTTATCACGTTGCTTATACTTTCATTTAAAATTAATCAATCCAAATGAAATATCAAAACAACTTGAACATATATTATTTAAAGAAAACATATTATTTGAATATGAAGCAATAAAAATATTATCTATAGAAGCTAAAGGAAGTTTGAGAGACGCACTAAACCTAACAGAACAAGCAATTTCCATGGGTAATGGACAAGTTTTAACTAAAACAGTGGATACCATGTTAGGTAAATTGAACAACAAAAAAATATTTGAAATAACTGTAGCACTATTAAAAAAGGATTACAAAGAAATTTTTTTGATATTAGAATACATGAATACAATTGACATCAACTGGGAACGTATATTAACAGAAATTCTTAAATTATTATATCAAATAGCTATGTTAATTTCATTTCCTAAAATAAAAAAAGACTATCTATTTTTTGAAAATAATGAAAATAATACACAAATATATGAAATTTCTAGAATATCTAAATACATTGATATTCAAATATACTATCAAACTATATTAATAGGAAAAAAAGAATTAAGTATAGCTCCTAACTTTCAAATTGGTGTAGAAATGACATTGTTACGAGCACTGAATCTTAATATAACTCCAATAAAATTAAAATAAATTTAAAAAATTAGATATAACATTAAAAGTCCAAAAAGAAAAAAATAATACAATAAGTGCTATGTCATGAACTATATGAATATTGTAAATAATATTATTATGTTCTTTAAATGTAATTTATAAATATTATATATAAATGTGATGTCGATGATAAAATATATTAGTTATCTTAAATCACAATACAATAGGAAATAAAAAATGTTTTCTAAAAATGGATTAAATAATTTAATGAAGCAAGCACAAGAAATACAAGAAAAAATGAAAAAAATGCAACAGGAAGTATCTAATATAGAAGTTACTGGAGAATCTGGAGCAGGAATTGTAAAAGTAACATTAGTTGGTGCTAATAATTGTAAAAAAATTGAAATTGACTCGACATTAATCGTTGAATGTGAAAAAGAAATATTAGAAGACTTAATAGTAGCAGCTTTTAATGATGCAATACGCAGAATATCAGAATTACATAAAAGAAAAATGTCTTCTATCTCGTCAGAAATTCCATTTTCTAATGAATTAAATTCAAATTCTTAAGAGATAGATTTATTTATATATAATTCTTATTTCACAGAAAATATTTTAAACGATAGAATAAACGCTATAATAACAGATAAATATTTTTATTCCTAATGATAGAATGTATACAATGTTACAATACATTTATTATTTAAATATATTTGTTATCGTTTTGTATATATATAGTGACATACAATATTTCTATTAAACTAAACTAGAATATTGAAAATTTTTAAGAAATTTTATTATGAGAAAATATTATGAATGCTAATAAAAAAGAAGTATATGAATTTCAATCAGAAACAAATGAAATTTTACATTTAATGATTCATTCTTTGTATTCTAACAAAGAAATATTTTTGCGAGAACTGATTTCTAATGCTTCAGATGCGATTGATAAATTAAAATTTAAATCAATATCTTCACCTGAAATATACGAAAACAACACTGATATGCATATTAGAATACGTATCGATAAATCTAATAATAATTTAATTATTAGTGATAATGGCATAGGAATGACGTACGAAGAAATAATTAATAATTTAGGAACAATAGCAAAATCTGGAACAAAAGAATTTTTAAAATCTTATAACAAATCGACTAACGGAAAAAATGATTTAATAGGACAATTTGGAGTCGGATTCTATTCAGCGTTTATCGTTTCTAGAAAAATAATAGTAAAAAGTAGATTCGGGGGGACGCACGAAAATACAGGAGTACTATGGGAATCTGAAGGAAAAGGAAAATATGAAGTTAGTAAAATTAACAAAAAAGACAGAGGAACAAAAATAATTTTATATTTAAAACCAGAAGAAAAATATTTCTTAGAACCATGGAACATACGAAATATTGTTAATAAATATTCTAATCATGTTTCAACACCAATAGAAATTTATACATATGATGACAAATCACAAGTTGGAAAATGGGAGCAAATTAATCAAGCTCAAGCATTATGGACATTAGATAAATCTAAAATTACAAATGATGACTATAAAAGTTTTTATAAACAACTAAGTAATGATTCTAATGATCCAATTACATGGACCCATAATAAAGTAGAAGGTATTCAAGAATATACTATATTATTATTTATTCCTTCAA
It contains:
- the dnaX gene encoding DNA polymerase III subunit gamma/tau gives rise to the protein MSYKILANKWRPKYFDNVIGQKNIVTAIKNGLKLARIHHTWLFYGMRGTGKTTIARLLAKSLNCKIGLTYVPCRTCSNCQDIENGRSIDVFEIDAASRTKVEDMKELLDNVHYYPVQGRFKIYLIDEIHMLSKHSFNSLLKIIEEPPQHIKFILATTNLEKIPKTILSRCLYFHLKLINPNEISKQLEHILFKENILFEYEAIKILSIEAKGSLRDALNLTEQAISMGNGQVLTKTVDTMLGKLNNKKIFEITVALLKKDYKEIFLILEYMNTIDINWERILTEILKLLYQIAMLISFPKIKKDYLFFENNENNTQIYEISRISKYIDIQIYYQTILIGKKELSIAPNFQIGVEMTLLRALNLNITPIKLK
- a CDS encoding YbaB/EbfC family nucleoid-associated protein is translated as MFSKNGLNNLMKQAQEIQEKMKKMQQEVSNIEVTGESGAGIVKVTLVGANNCKKIEIDSTLIVECEKEILEDLIVAAFNDAIRRISELHKRKMSSISSEIPFSNELNSNS
- a CDS encoding SmdB family multidrug efflux ABC transporter permease/ATP-binding protein, with the translated sequence MKHFKKFLPILKRLLCYGKNYKKHLTLGFICLLLASIFEVLGPILISYFIQTSLKKHYINILILCIITTCYISLQIISIIFNYFQNVIFKKISIKIIEKLRFNLMSATLDCSIKIFHQNPVGELVSCITNDTEIIKELYETFVTTLFRNIILINVTLIAMFALEWRMASIAVLIFPLVLIVTLLYQHYSKPILKKIRVYSTILYNIFSEVISGIKIIQQFRLEKYFRNSIENISKQHYSVRMKILKLDGILLRPLLNLFSAVILCGLILLFGFYPQGFLEIGTLYAFVTYLGRLNEPLITIASQQSILQQSIISGERIFKLLDTKKQKYGKDNKSLKRGEVFIKNLNFRYKKNLKNTLNNINLYIAPKQFIALVGYTGSGKSTLAQILMGFYPIKNRCIYLDKRDLNTLEKSVLRNGISIVQQDPCILDDSILENITLGKKISKSKIWKILKKVHLVELVKSLPKGLNSFLGEHGNTLSAGQKQLLSIARVLVYNPKILILDEATSNIDVDTETKIQKILSSIQLYTTLIVIAHRLSTIKHADKIIVFCKGKIVEKGTHHYLINKKGHYWKMHTS